The proteins below come from a single Carnobacterium divergens DSM 20623 genomic window:
- a CDS encoding LPXTG cell wall anchor domain-containing protein produces MNSQKNQSKKSKTNKKVFQKAVIVSAASVLLASPITPLFQNGHFIGFQEQTAQAALADVSILNNTQLVSNTGTNLSPNGAGNYDLDLTYSGDALASVGLGTPKVVVFALPTELQGKVVGGATVAIDAKLLPITPAQLPGLPVLIGTADAALTTLDNAANLAGQGTALDPVIAAFQAIKTAQNFGNYQETLPGVVSPDGKYISVNFTDGLGNYVKQLLKGLFDALHNAINAVAFTGLAGATLNPLLATLKNALNPIFTVVDGLLNLTGSALNNLISASLLAGTSYNVKFAVSPPGTAQSKITAGAINTSLISAGILGDIQSEGASVTLNFANPAWTAYTITPPTINPVHVGDTSLTGTVALASPIPAGSTFSTVVTLPDGSIATAVVNPDGSFIVPFGSYTPKTNDSLSTVIEGLNGGVTKTSTPVTTTVLANTSPGWDTYVVAPPVIDSVHAGDTEITGKTTLTTPIPTGTTFTTIITLANGTEVTATINPDGTFTVPLGANAVTEGEILSSIVQGANAGETKNSTPVLTTVLATLPDPAWAGYVITPPVVAPVSVGDTEITGKVTLTTPIPNGSTFTAIVTLKDGTKVNATVNPDGTFTVPLGSNTLTAGDILSTTIQGLNGGVIKNSDPVESTVLAAGWKDYVVSTPVVNPIYVGDTTVTGTVALATPIPAGTTFEAIVTLPDGTKVTATVNPDGTFTAPLGSYTPKEGDTISTIIEATNNGEIKDSTPVVTTIKPASESPAWLNYVVAAPVLNPIHVGDTTLTGNVTLNTPIPEGTTFSTVVTLPDNTKLNAIIAPDGSITVALNGYVPKLGDTLSTIVEAKNGTATKDSTPVSSVVQATLPDPAWAGYTVAAPIIDSIHAGDTEITGKVTLAAPIPPGSSFTTLVTLPNGNVVQAPVNPDGTFTVALGSNTVSEGDVLSTIVQGINGGVIKNSTVVESTVLAPVVDPAWAAYVISSPVVEPVSVGDTNITGKVTLTTPIPNGSTFTAIVTLKDGTKVNATVNSDGTFTVPLGSNTLTAGDILSTTIQGVNGGVIKNSASVESTVLAEGWKDYVVSTPVVNPIYVGDTTVTGTVALATPIPAGTTFEAIVTLPDGTKVTATVNPDGTFTVPLGSYTPKEGDTISTIIEATNNGEIKDSTPVVTTIKPVSESPAWLNYVVAAPMINPVHVGDTTITGTVLLNTPIPEGTTFSTIITLANGTKITAAINPDGTFTASLGSNTITEGDVLSSIVEAVNGTATKNSTPVLTTVLAALPDPAWAGYVIAAPVIEPISVGDTTITGKVTLTTPIPNGSTFTAIVTLKDGTKVNATVNPDGTFTVPLGSNTLTAGDILSTTIQGINGGVIKNSTPVESTVLAEGWKDYVVSTPVVNPVYVGDTTVTGTVALAPPIPAGTTFEAIVTLPDGTKVTATVNPDGTFTAPLGSYTPKEGDTISTIIEATNNGEIKDSTPVVTTIKPVSESPAWLNYVVAAPVLNPIHVGDTTLTGNVTLNTPIPAGTTFSTIITLPDNTKLNAVVAPDGSITVALNGYTPKLGDSLSTIVQATNGVATKDSTPVVSIVQATLPDPAWAAYTVAPPVIDAIHAGDTAITGKVTLTTPIPAGSSFTTLVTLPNGNVVQAPVNPDGTFTVALGSNLVAEGDIVSTIVQGINGGVTKDSPVVETTVLAALPDPAWGAYVIASPVVEPVSVGDTAITGKVTLTTPIPNGSTFTAIVTLKDGTKVNAVVNPDGTFTVPLGSNTLTAGDILSTTIQGLNGGVIKNSDPVESTVLAAGWKDYVVSTPVVNPIYVGDTTVTGTVALAPPIPAGTTFEAIVTLPDGTKVTATVNPDGTFTAPLGSYTPKEGDTISTIIEATNNGEIKDSTPVVTTIKPASESPAWLNYVVAAPVLNPVHVGDTTLTGNVTLNTPIPTGTTFKVVVTLPDGSKVNAIVGVDGNISVSLGSYTAVAGDTLSNVVEATNGTATKLSTPVTSIVQTALPDPAWAAYTVAPPVVSPVHEGDTTITGKVTLTTPIPNGSSFTALVTLPNGTVIQAQVNPDGTFTVALGDNILKEGDSLSTIVQGINGGVTKDSTPVTSIVEPSTSETEWNNYVITAPTINQVHEEDLILTGSETFPTPVPAGATFVAVVTLADGSTIEVPVSTTDGVISIPFGAKKVKKNDILSIVIRGTKAGVTKESLPTSTTVLASAWEDYVVSSPVIDPIHAGDKTIIGSVILNQPVPADTSFTAIVTLLDGTVITAPVDSNGHISVDLGDNVLTSGDVTIVVEATHGGETKESTPVTSTILPNEAWDAYVITKPVINAIHVGDKFVTGKVTLNTPIPEGTVFTAIITLPDGSTIEGSVAEDGTFKAALTPVTRAILSNYVLKVGDQVTALIEGVNGGDVKEGPSASTIVLAVDTNNQGTPVTPGKPGSGNGTGTTPGKPGNLGTSGTTNGGKYTTTKVNGKGSKGYKNGDSYPQTGEQNNSLFSYLGFLTLGSAALLFLRKKFAKK; encoded by the coding sequence ATGAATAGTCAAAAGAATCAATCAAAAAAATCAAAAACGAATAAGAAAGTTTTTCAAAAGGCAGTTATTGTTTCTGCTGCATCAGTGTTACTGGCTTCACCGATTACTCCATTATTTCAAAATGGACATTTTATTGGTTTCCAAGAACAAACAGCTCAAGCTGCTTTAGCAGATGTAAGTATTTTGAATAATACGCAACTTGTTTCTAATACGGGAACTAATCTTAGTCCCAATGGCGCTGGAAATTATGATTTAGATTTAACTTATAGTGGAGATGCTTTAGCTAGCGTAGGTTTAGGAACACCAAAAGTAGTTGTATTTGCTTTACCTACTGAATTACAAGGAAAAGTCGTAGGCGGGGCAACCGTTGCAATTGATGCTAAATTATTACCAATTACACCAGCTCAACTACCTGGGTTGCCTGTACTGATAGGTACCGCTGATGCAGCCTTGACAACTTTAGATAATGCAGCTAACCTTGCAGGTCAAGGAACAGCATTAGATCCAGTTATTGCGGCTTTTCAAGCAATTAAAACAGCTCAAAATTTTGGGAATTATCAAGAAACATTACCTGGTGTAGTTTCACCTGATGGCAAATATATCAGTGTTAACTTTACAGATGGATTAGGAAATTATGTAAAACAGTTACTCAAAGGGTTATTTGATGCCCTACACAATGCGATTAATGCTGTTGCATTTACAGGTTTGGCGGGTGCAACTTTAAACCCTCTTTTAGCAACTTTAAAAAATGCATTAAACCCAATTTTCACAGTAGTTGATGGGTTGCTTAATTTAACAGGTTCGGCTTTAAATAATTTAATTAGTGCTAGTTTGCTAGCAGGAACTTCTTACAACGTTAAATTTGCAGTGTCACCACCTGGCACAGCTCAATCAAAAATCACTGCTGGAGCAATTAATACCTCACTTATTTCTGCCGGAATCTTAGGCGATATCCAATCTGAAGGAGCAAGCGTAACGTTAAATTTTGCAAACCCAGCTTGGACAGCATACACAATCACCCCACCAACCATTAACCCCGTTCACGTCGGAGATACGAGCTTAACTGGAACTGTAGCATTAGCTTCACCAATTCCAGCCGGCAGTACATTTAGTACCGTTGTGACATTACCAGATGGTTCAATAGCAACTGCTGTAGTAAATCCAGATGGCAGTTTCATAGTTCCATTTGGTAGTTACACACCTAAAACGAATGATAGCTTATCCACTGTTATTGAAGGGCTTAATGGCGGTGTTACAAAAACAAGTACACCAGTAACAACCACCGTTTTAGCTAATACAAGTCCAGGTTGGGACACCTATGTGGTAGCGCCTCCAGTAATTGATTCGGTTCATGCAGGCGATACTGAAATTACAGGTAAAACAACTTTAACAACACCGATTCCAACTGGAACCACTTTTACAACTATTATTACATTAGCAAACGGCACAGAAGTTACAGCAACGATTAATCCAGATGGAACATTTACCGTACCATTAGGGGCAAATGCAGTTACTGAAGGCGAAATCTTATCTAGTATTGTTCAAGGAGCAAATGCAGGAGAAACAAAAAATAGCACACCTGTTTTAACAACAGTTTTGGCAACCTTACCAGATCCAGCATGGGCGGGTTACGTTATTACACCACCAGTTGTTGCACCCGTTTCAGTAGGTGATACAGAAATTACAGGAAAAGTAACCTTAACAACACCAATACCAAACGGTTCAACTTTCACTGCTATCGTGACCTTAAAAGACGGTACAAAAGTGAATGCGACAGTTAACCCAGATGGAACCTTTACTGTTCCATTGGGAAGTAACACATTAACTGCAGGAGATATTTTATCTACAACCATTCAAGGTTTGAATGGTGGCGTGATTAAAAATAGTGATCCAGTTGAATCAACAGTCTTAGCTGCAGGTTGGAAAGATTACGTGGTATCTACACCAGTTGTGAATCCAATTTATGTTGGAGATACAACCGTAACTGGAACAGTAGCATTAGCAACACCAATTCCAGCAGGTACTACCTTTGAAGCCATTGTAACCTTACCAGATGGCACAAAAGTAACGGCAACAGTGAATCCAGATGGTACCTTTACAGCACCTTTAGGAAGTTATACACCTAAAGAAGGCGACACGATTTCAACGATTATTGAAGCAACAAACAATGGTGAAATAAAAGACAGTACGCCAGTTGTCACAACGATTAAACCAGCTTCTGAAAGTCCAGCATGGTTAAATTATGTAGTGGCAGCACCCGTATTAAACCCAATTCATGTGGGAGATACTACCTTAACTGGTAATGTTACTTTGAATACACCAATCCCAGAAGGAACAACATTCTCAACAGTTGTGACTTTACCAGATAATACCAAATTAAATGCAATTATTGCCCCAGATGGCAGTATTACAGTTGCATTAAATGGCTACGTTCCTAAATTAGGTGATACCTTATCAACAATTGTTGAAGCTAAAAATGGAACAGCAACAAAAGATAGCACACCGGTTAGCAGCGTTGTTCAAGCAACGTTACCAGATCCAGCATGGGCAGGTTATACGGTTGCAGCCCCAATTATTGATTCAATTCATGCAGGGGACACAGAAATTACAGGGAAGGTAACATTAGCAGCCCCAATTCCACCAGGTTCAAGCTTTACAACATTAGTAACTTTACCAAATGGAAATGTGGTTCAAGCACCAGTCAATCCAGATGGAACCTTCACAGTAGCTTTGGGAAGCAATACTGTATCTGAAGGAGACGTCTTATCCACGATTGTTCAAGGAATCAACGGCGGAGTGATAAAAAATAGTACCGTAGTAGAAAGTACTGTTTTAGCCCCAGTGGTTGATCCAGCATGGGCAGCTTACGTTATTTCATCACCTGTCGTTGAGCCAGTCTCAGTAGGGGATACCAACATCACAGGAAAAGTAACATTGACTACCCCGATACCAAATGGTTCAACATTTACTGCTATCGTGACCTTAAAAGACGGTACAAAAGTGAATGCTACAGTGAATTCGGATGGAACCTTTACTGTTCCTTTAGGAAGTAACACTTTGACAGCAGGAGATATTCTTTCGACAACTATTCAAGGTGTCAACGGTGGTGTGATAAAAAATAGTGCCTCAGTTGAATCAACGGTTCTAGCAGAAGGCTGGAAAGACTATGTGGTATCTACACCGGTTGTCAATCCAATTTATGTAGGCGATACAACTGTAACAGGAACAGTTGCATTAGCAACACCAATTCCAGCAGGTACTACCTTTGAAGCAATTGTAACCTTACCAGATGGCACAAAAGTAACCGCAACAGTGAATCCAGATGGCACCTTTACAGTACCTTTAGGAAGCTATACACCTAAAGAAGGCGACACGATTTCAACGATTATTGAAGCAACAAACAATGGTGAAATAAAAGACAGTACACCAGTTGTCACAACGATTAAACCAGTTTCAGAAAGTCCAGCATGGTTAAATTATGTAGTGGCAGCACCAATGATTAACCCAGTTCATGTGGGGGACACAACTATCACTGGGACGGTTCTATTGAACACACCAATTCCAGAAGGAACAACATTCTCAACCATTATTACGTTAGCAAATGGTACAAAAATAACCGCAGCAATTAATCCAGATGGTACCTTTACCGCTTCGTTAGGTTCAAACACAATCACTGAAGGCGATGTTCTTTCAAGTATTGTGGAAGCGGTAAATGGAACAGCTACAAAAAATAGCACACCTGTTTTAACAACGGTCTTAGCAGCACTTCCAGATCCAGCGTGGGCAGGCTATGTTATCGCAGCACCTGTCATTGAACCTATCTCAGTAGGTGACACAACAATTACAGGGAAAGTAACGTTAACAACACCAATACCAAACGGTTCAACATTCACTGCTATTGTCACATTAAAAGATGGTACCAAAGTGAATGCGACAGTGAATCCAGACGGCACCTTTACTGTCCCACTAGGAAGCAACACTTTGACAGCAGGAGACATTCTATCTACAACAATTCAAGGTATCAACGGTGGAGTAATTAAAAATAGTACACCAGTTGAATCAACAGTTCTAGCAGAAGGTTGGAAAGACTATGTGGTATCTACACCAGTAGTTAATCCAGTATATGTAGGCGATACAACCGTAACTGGAACAGTAGCATTAGCACCACCAATCCCAGCAGGTACTACCTTTGAAGCCATTGTAACCTTACCAGATGGCACAAAAGTAACCGCAACAGTGAATCCAGATGGAACGTTTACAGCGCCTTTAGGAAGCTATACACCTAAAGAAGGCGACACGATTTCAACGATTATTGAAGCAACAAACAATGGTGAAATAAAAGACAGTACACCAGTTGTCACAACCATTAAACCTGTATCAGAAAGTCCAGCATGGTTAAATTATGTGGTGGCAGCACCCGTATTAAATCCGATTCATGTGGGAGATACAACCTTAACTGGGAATGTTACTCTGAACACACCGATTCCAGCAGGAACAACATTCTCTACAATTATTACTTTACCAGACAATACAAAACTAAATGCGGTAGTTGCTCCAGATGGCAGTATTACGGTTGCATTAAATGGATATACGCCTAAATTAGGTGATTCGTTATCAACCATCGTACAAGCAACGAATGGAGTAGCAACAAAAGACAGCACACCCGTTGTGAGTATCGTTCAAGCAACTTTGCCAGACCCAGCGTGGGCAGCCTATACTGTTGCACCACCTGTCATTGATGCAATTCACGCAGGAGACACAGCAATTACAGGGAAAGTAACATTAACAACGCCAATTCCAGCAGGATCAAGTTTTACAACATTAGTAACTTTACCAAATGGAAATGTGGTTCAAGCTCCAGTGAATCCAGATGGTACCTTTACAGTAGCGTTAGGAAGCAATCTAGTAGCTGAAGGAGATATTGTATCAACAATCGTTCAAGGAATCAATGGCGGAGTTACAAAAGATAGCCCAGTCGTTGAGACAACTGTCTTAGCAGCACTTCCAGATCCAGCATGGGGAGCCTATGTTATCGCATCCCCGGTTGTTGAACCTGTTTCAGTAGGAGATACAGCAATTACAGGAAAAGTAACATTAACAACACCAATTCCAAACGGTTCAACTTTCACTGCTATCGTGACCTTAAAAGACGGTACAAAAGTGAATGCCGTAGTTAACCCAGATGGAACCTTTACTGTTCCATTGGGAAGTAACACATTAACTGCAGGAGATATTTTATCTACAACCATTCAAGGTTTGAATGGTGGCGTGATTAAAAATAGTGATCCAGTTGAATCAACAGTCTTAGCTGCAGGTTGGAAAGATTACGTGGTATCTACACCAGTTGTGAATCCAATTTATGTTGGAGATACAACCGTAACTGGAACAGTAGCATTAGCACCACCAATCCCAGCAGGTACTACCTTTGAAGCCATTGTAACCTTACCAGATGGCACAAAAGTAACGGCAACAGTGAATCCAGATGGTACCTTTACAGCACCTTTAGGAAGTTATACACCTAAAGAAGGCGACACGATTTCAACGATTATTGAAGCAACAAACAATGGTGAAATAAAAGACAGTACGCCAGTTGTCACAACGATTAAACCAGCTTCTGAAAGTCCAGCATGGTTAAATTATGTAGTGGCAGCACCCGTATTAAACCCAGTTCATGTAGGTGACACAACTCTCACTGGAAATGTCACTTTGAACACACCGATTCCAACAGGTACAACATTTAAAGTTGTTGTAACCTTACCAGATGGTAGTAAAGTTAATGCCATTGTAGGTGTAGATGGCAACATCTCTGTTTCATTAGGAAGTTACACAGCAGTAGCTGGCGATACACTTTCAAACGTTGTGGAAGCAACAAATGGAACAGCAACTAAATTAAGTACTCCAGTTACAAGTATTGTGCAAACAGCCTTACCAGATCCAGCGTGGGCAGCCTATACTGTTGCACCACCTGTAGTAAGCCCAGTTCATGAAGGCGATACAACAATCACAGGAAAAGTAACCTTAACTACTCCAATACCAAATGGTTCAAGCTTTACAGCATTAGTAACGTTACCAAATGGAACAGTTATTCAAGCACAAGTGAATCCAGATGGCACCTTTACTGTTGCTTTAGGAGACAATATCCTTAAAGAAGGCGACTCATTATCAACAATTGTACAAGGTATCAATGGGGGCGTTACAAAAGATAGTACACCAGTAACTTCTATCGTTGAACCATCCACTTCAGAAACAGAATGGAACAACTATGTGATTACAGCACCAACAATCAATCAAGTTCACGAGGAAGATTTAATCTTAACTGGATCAGAAACATTCCCAACACCAGTTCCAGCAGGTGCAACTTTTGTAGCAGTCGTGACCTTAGCCGATGGCTCAACAATTGAGGTACCAGTTAGTACTACAGACGGTGTCATTAGTATTCCGTTTGGTGCTAAAAAAGTGAAGAAAAATGACATTCTTTCAATCGTTATCCGTGGAACTAAAGCGGGTGTGACAAAAGAAAGCTTGCCAACCTCAACAACTGTCCTAGCATCAGCGTGGGAAGACTATGTGGTTTCTAGCCCAGTCATTGATCCAATTCATGCAGGCGACAAAACTATTATTGGTTCAGTAATATTGAATCAACCAGTTCCAGCAGATACAAGCTTTACAGCGATTGTGACTTTACTAGATGGAACAGTTATTACCGCTCCAGTTGATTCAAATGGCCATATCTCAGTTGATTTAGGCGACAATGTGTTAACTTCAGGAGATGTAACGATTGTTGTGGAAGCAACACATGGTGGGGAAACGAAAGAAAGTACACCAGTAACGTCAACTATTTTACCAAATGAAGCATGGGATGCGTATGTTATTACGAAACCAGTTATTAATGCAATTCACGTTGGAGATAAATTTGTAACAGGTAAAGTGACTCTAAATACACCAATTCCAGAAGGAACCGTATTTACAGCGATTATTACCTTACCAGATGGTTCAACAATTGAAGGCAGTGTTGCAGAAGATGGAACATTCAAAGCAGCTCTTACTCCAGTCACTAGAGCAATTTTAAGCAATTACGTTCTAAAAGTTGGAGACCAAGTAACAGCGCTTATCGAAGGCGTTAATGGTGGAGATGTTAAAGAAGGACCATCCGCATCAACAATTGTTTTAGCAGTCGATACGAACAATCAAGGAACTCCTGTCACTCCAGGGAAACCAGGTTCAGGAAATGGAACTGGCACAACTCCAGGAAAACCAGGAAATCTAGGAACTTCAGGAACGACAAACGGTGGAAAGTATACAACGACTAAAGTAAATGGAAAAGGATCAAAAGGCTATAAAAATGGAGATAGCTACCCACAAACAGGAGAGCAAAATAATTCATTGTTTAGCTACCTTGGATTCTTAACACTAGGATCAGCAGCATTGTTGTTCTTAAGAAAAAAATTCGCTAAAAAATAA
- a CDS encoding MerR family transcriptional regulator, producing MYKIGEFSKLSTISVRMLRHYDQLNLLNPQLIDTESGYRYYSSKQLKKVNKIQRLKELGFSLSEIKEMLTTENSLQGYFEKRETEVEVELEKLAHQKKMLQRSIHSLKYQKEPLNYHVQLKYFPEQQVVSLRSNLTSYQEEGKLWSILYEELAKEKVNLQQLGQHKAIFHDKEYKEKNVDVEIQASFKGELNLNSKLVQVKKEPTVKAATVIMNGSYHQVSYVTESIACWIEDHQYKIEGKMFNIYHVSPTQEKEVEKWVTEICFPIV from the coding sequence GTGTATAAAATTGGTGAATTTTCTAAATTATCCACTATTAGCGTACGAATGTTAAGGCATTATGACCAATTAAATCTATTGAATCCACAACTGATTGATACAGAATCGGGTTATCGATACTACAGTAGTAAACAGCTTAAAAAAGTAAATAAAATTCAACGACTAAAAGAGCTAGGATTTAGTTTATCAGAAATTAAAGAAATGTTAACGACTGAAAATTCACTTCAAGGATATTTTGAAAAGCGAGAGACAGAAGTAGAGGTTGAATTAGAAAAATTAGCGCATCAAAAGAAAATGCTTCAACGCTCAATCCATTCTTTGAAGTACCAAAAAGAACCATTAAATTACCATGTTCAGTTGAAATATTTTCCAGAACAACAGGTAGTTTCACTGAGATCGAATTTAACAAGTTATCAAGAAGAAGGAAAGTTATGGAGTATTTTGTACGAAGAACTTGCTAAAGAAAAAGTGAACCTACAACAACTGGGTCAACACAAAGCTATTTTCCACGACAAGGAATATAAAGAAAAGAATGTTGATGTTGAAATTCAAGCAAGTTTTAAGGGAGAATTAAATCTTAATTCTAAATTGGTTCAGGTAAAAAAAGAACCGACTGTAAAGGCAGCAACGGTCATAATGAATGGCAGTTATCACCAAGTTTCTTATGTAACAGAGAGTATTGCTTGTTGGATTGAAGATCACCAATATAAGATTGAAGGCAAGATGTTTAATATTTATCATGTATCACCCACACAAGAAAAAGAAGTTGAAAAATGGGTGACGGAAATTTGTTTTCCAATTGTTTAA
- a CDS encoding AI-2E family transporter, with protein MNKLKESRLFFWTIELLAFATLIFVSTKIGFLFEPIGTFVSTLFAPVLVAGFLYYIMNPLINFLENRLKIKRIWGILLVFIVLIVLFVLLVVNLIPNLLEQLTQLIQNFPAMMKEGQKQFNLLVERPELKNIDLQKYLNELNLSTSKFITGAFSGVTDSLLSIIGIVSSVTIVVITVPIVLFYMFKDGEKFPKAVQRFVPLKYKEEVGSLLTDVDHTLSSFISGQAIVCLYVAVCTSLGYWAIGLPYALLLGVIAGAMDIIPYLGPWLGVTPAILIAFTRSPFEALLVAIIVIVTQVGESNIVYPLVMGKSLDMHPLTIVFILLVAGNLAGLIGMILGIPLYAVLKIVLHHLYGMVDDRREIPLNREEIDEV; from the coding sequence ATGAATAAATTAAAAGAATCAAGACTCTTTTTTTGGACAATTGAATTATTGGCCTTTGCAACACTTATTTTTGTCAGCACTAAAATAGGATTTTTATTTGAACCAATTGGCACTTTTGTTTCAACTCTATTTGCACCAGTTTTAGTTGCAGGGTTTTTATATTATATTATGAACCCTCTAATCAATTTTTTGGAGAATCGTTTGAAAATAAAACGAATTTGGGGCATTTTATTAGTCTTTATTGTATTGATTGTTCTATTTGTTTTGTTAGTAGTAAATTTGATTCCCAATTTATTAGAACAGTTAACACAACTGATTCAAAATTTCCCAGCTATGATGAAAGAGGGACAAAAGCAGTTTAATTTATTAGTTGAACGTCCAGAACTTAAAAATATTGATCTGCAAAAATACTTAAATGAATTAAACTTATCCACTTCGAAATTTATCACTGGGGCATTTTCTGGCGTGACAGATAGTTTATTGTCGATTATTGGAATTGTTTCAAGTGTGACAATTGTAGTTATCACGGTTCCAATCGTTTTATTTTATATGTTTAAAGATGGAGAGAAATTTCCAAAAGCTGTTCAACGGTTTGTTCCATTAAAATACAAAGAAGAAGTAGGCAGTCTTTTGACAGATGTGGATCATACTCTTTCTTCTTTTATTAGCGGACAAGCAATTGTTTGTTTATATGTTGCAGTTTGTACATCGTTAGGCTACTGGGCAATTGGCTTACCCTACGCATTATTGTTAGGTGTTATTGCTGGTGCGATGGATATTATTCCTTACTTAGGTCCTTGGTTGGGAGTCACTCCTGCGATTTTAATCGCCTTTACTCGTTCACCTTTTGAAGCCTTACTTGTTGCAATTATTGTGATTGTGACGCAAGTAGGTGAATCGAATATCGTTTATCCATTGGTGATGGGAAAATCTCTTGATATGCATCCCTTAACCATTGTTTTTATCCTGCTAGTAGCTGGGAATTTAGCTGGTTTAATAGGAATGATTTTAGGAATTCCTTTATATGCTGTGTTGAAAATTGTGTTGCATCACCTATATGGAATGGTAGATGATCGTAGAGAGATTCCATTAAATCGAGAAGAAATTGATGAAGTTTAA